From the genome of Oxyura jamaicensis isolate SHBP4307 breed ruddy duck chromosome 2, BPBGC_Ojam_1.0, whole genome shotgun sequence:
GGGCCACTGCTCCCAGCAAAAGGTCTGGTTGCTGTCCTCACGGTGGAAGAGGCGCTGGTGGTGAGCCACGGGTGAGGCCATGGCAAAGGAGGCCGCCCAGATGAGCCCAACACCCAGCAGCGCGTTGCGGGAGACACGCAAGGTTGAGGAGCGGCGGGAGTGAACGATGGCCACGTAGCGGTCCACCGACATGGCCGAGAGCGTGAAGATGCTCACCAGCATGGAGACGGTGAAGAAGTAGTGGATGAACTTGCAGATGAAGGCGCCCAGCACCCAGGTGGGCAGCACGTAGACCGTGGACTGGAAGGGGATGCAGAAGAGCAGGTAGGCCAGGTCGGCGATGCTCAGGTTGAGGATGAAGATGTTGGTGGTGCTGCGCCGCTTGCCCGGCTTGCTCCGAGCCAACACTGTGATCACCAGCGAGTtgcccagcacccccagggcgAAGATCAAGCCGAAGACGATCAAGGTGATGAAGTTCTCGATGCCGATGCCGAAGAGGGGCTTCCCCCCCGCCTCCGGCAGCCCGGAGAGGTTCAAGTCCCCGCGGGgaggctctgccccagcctgcGACCGGTTGAGGGGCTCCCCGGCCTCCATCCTCCCCCGTTCCCCCCGGCCAAAGTTTCCTCGGGCTGAAGGAGGAGGCGaagcccccccccggctcctctcccccctccctgcgAGCtccgggcagggctggaggggaggaggcagaggagggaggcAAGGAAGAGGAcggcgccgccgcctcctctcCGCTCCGCGCCGCTCCGCCGCTGGAGGAGGCGGCTCCGAAGCCCCCCCAACGCCCCCGAGCCGCTCCAGATGCTCCCGGGCCCGCCCCGGGGGGCGGCGGAGCCTCCGCGCCTCGCCGCGATGGGAGGCCGCCGGCTCGGGGACGGAGCGCAGGGCGTggaggggggagcagaggaagggggCTTGGCTTTTCTTCCCCGGTTTAGCTTCTTAATCGCAGCCGCAAGCCCCCCGCCGTGGCTGCCGGGGAGCGGAACCCACCTCGGGAAACTTCTCGTTGCTTTTTAGGTTCGGGTTTGGGAGGCTCGGGAGGCAGCGCGCTGGCAGGTGGCTGCTGCAAAGTCCCTCCAGCGGACGTGTGTGGAGGAGCCTGCATGaacctccagcagctggaggttACTAAGAGTTGGTCCGGGCCAAACACCGCCTGGTCTCGCTGTTTTCACCTCCCTTGCAGGCTGCTATTAAATATCCCGTCATAGGCGGTAGTTCACAGGATGAAAAGTGTTTGTAACTCCatccaagaaggaaagaaaaaaagggaatagAGTGTTTGGCCACTTTTCACGTTCACATCACGAAGAACAGGTTTCCAAATTTCACCGCTGCTCTGCTATGTGTCTTGTTAGCAATAAACTCGGAGccgggcagctgcagggaatTCTTCAAGGTGCCAAAATTAGAGAAACTAAAAAGTTATTCTCTTCAGAGCTGGACAAAAACTCCTTCATAAGCTGGACGTGAGGACTTgtaaatatgcacacacacacatacaccttGTCACTGAGACAGGTTTCCTTgagagtttttaaaacatttgttttcaaacattaaGTTACATCCGATGGTACTTTTGTATCTCTCTTCTCAAGGGATCATCTTTGCTGTTGTTAAAAATCCCTTCCATCGGTGTTAATATTGCACACTGGTGAAGGTAAAAGCTGGGAGAGCTGTGGCTTTCTTCAAACAGCCTCCCTTACATATCCTATTTACTCAAGAGCTTGATGCTACTTTGCAGCAGTTTTTATGTGGAAGCAGTGAGGTCAAAGATAACTCTTCAGATGtgctttttaaaggaacaaGCTTCTGTTTGCTCCTTTGCAATTCacaattttacagttttttctgcctttccttttgGTACTTATGTTAAGACTTTTCAGCAGATGTACATCAGCTGAGTGTAGAGATATTGACTCTGCAAATCTAGACTTGAATTAAACCTACTTATCATCTGGTCCATTATGTCCAAAGCAAAATGTATTGGGAGAGCACAATTCAGTTTCTATAGATTTAAGAAACTTTGATTTATGTTGAACTGCTTCCTATATCCGTCATGACTCAGTTTAGAAGTTACAGAtatattaagtaaaaataaaccagTAAAGATTCCTAAGAGATTTGaggattgttttttcttttcttttcttttcttttcttttcttttcttttcttttcttttcttttcttttcttttcttttcttttcttttcttttcttttcttttcttttcttttcttttcttttcttttcctttcttttcctttcNNNNNNNNNNNNNNNNNNNNNNNNNNNNNNNNNNNNNNNNNNNNNNNNNNNNNNNNNNNNNNNNNNNNNNNNNNNNNNNNNNNNNNNNNNNNNNNNNNNNNNNNNNNNNNNNNNNNNNNNNNNNNNNNNNNNNNNNNNNNNNNNNNNNNNNNNNNNNNNNNNNNNNNNNNNNNNNNNNNNNNNNNNNNNNNNNNNNNNNNNNNNNNNNNNNNNNNNNNNNNNNNNNNNNNNNNNNNNNNNNNNNNNNNNNNNNNNNNNNNNNNNNNNNNNNNNNNNNNNNNNNNNNNNNNNNNNNNNNNNNNNNNNNNNNNNNNNNNNNNNNNNNNNNNNNNNNNNNNNNNNNNNNNNNNNNNNNNNNNNNNNNNNNNNNNNNNNNNNNNNNNNNNNNNNNNNNNNNNNNNNNNNNNNNNNNNNNNNNNNNNNNNNNNNNNNNNNNNNNNNNNNNNN
Proteins encoded in this window:
- the GALR1 gene encoding galanin receptor type 1, coding for MEAGEPLNRSQAGAEPPRGDLNLSGLPEAGGKPLFGIGIENFITLIVFGLIFALGVLGNSLVITVLARSKPGKRRSTTNIFILNLSIADLAYLLFCIPFQSTVYVLPTWVLGAFICKFIHYFFTVSMLVSIFTLSAMSVDRYVAIVHSRRSSTLRVSRNALLGVGLIWAASFAMASPVAHHQRLFHREDSNQTFCWEQWPNPRHKKVYVVCTFVFGYLLPLLLISFCYAKVLNHLHKKLRNMSKKSEASKKKTAQTVLVVVVVFGISWLPHHVIHLWAEFGVFPLTQASFLFRVAAHCLAYSNSSVNPIIYAFLSENFRKAYKQVFKCQIGNESPLNDAKENKSQIDTPPTTNCTHV